The proteins below are encoded in one region of Paramisgurnus dabryanus chromosome 2, PD_genome_1.1, whole genome shotgun sequence:
- the calca gene encoding calcitonin/calcitonin-related polypeptide, alpha isoform X2, giving the protein MVMLKISAFLVAYALIICQTYSSNAAPARPALESTQDRATLTDYEARRLLNAIVKEFVQMTAEDMEQQSTEENSVTAQKRACNTATCVTHRLADFLSRSGGIGSSKFVPTNVGSQAFGRRRRLIQE; this is encoded by the exons ATGGTTATGTTGAAGATCTCCGCTTTCCTTGTTGCCTATGCTCTGATTATTTGCCAGACGTACAGCTCGAACGCAGCTCCTGCCAG GCCTGCGTTGGAATCCACACAAGATCGAGCTACACTTACCGACTACGAAGCGAGACGATTGCTTAACGCGATTGTCAAAGAATTTGTGCAAATGACCGCAGAGGACATGGAGCAACAATCTACTGAAGAAAACAG tgtaacagCGCAGAAGAGGGCTTGCAACACCGCCACGTGTGTGACCCATCGCCTGGCAGATTTTCTGAGTCGCTCCGGAGGAATCGGAAGCAGCAAATTTGTCCCCACTAATGTGGGCTCCCAGGCATTCGGCAGACGAAGGAGGCTCATTCAGGAGTAG
- the calca gene encoding calcitonin/calcitonin-related polypeptide, alpha isoform X1 produces MVMLKISAFLVAYALIICQTYSSNAAPARPALESTQDRATLTDYEARRLLNAIVKEFVQMTAEDMEQQSTEENSMGRPVSKRCSSLSTCVLGKLSQELHKLQTYPRTNVGAGTPGKKRSLEDADAFGGYGEAADRI; encoded by the exons ATGGTTATGTTGAAGATCTCCGCTTTCCTTGTTGCCTATGCTCTGATTATTTGCCAGACGTACAGCTCGAACGCAGCTCCTGCCAG GCCTGCGTTGGAATCCACACAAGATCGAGCTACACTTACCGACTACGAAGCGAGACGATTGCTTAACGCGATTGTCAAAGAATTTGTGCAAATGACCGCAGAGGACATGGAGCAACAATCTACTGAAGAAAACAG CATGGGTAGACCGGTGTCCAAGCGCTGCTCCAGCCTCAGCACCTGTGTGCTGGGAAAACTGTCCCAAGAGCTGCACAAGCTGCAGACGTATCCACGCACCAACGTAGGAGCGGGTACACCGGGCAAGAAGCGCAGCCTGGAAGACGCCGACGCGTTCGGTGGATACGGAGAGGCAGCCGATCGTATCTAA